The DNA segment CGACGCTTTCGCTGGCAGCCACAAAGACGCGGCCATCGTTTGCGTAACACATCGGTTTCATGCCCAGTGGATCACGGGCAATGATCAGTTCCCCTTTGGCGGTCAGCAACGCCATACAGTACGCGCCGTCAAAATCTTTGATGGCTTCTCGGATCAATTCAAACCAGTCGGGTTCACCACTCGATTCGCTTAGCAGACGGCCGATTTCATGGAGGATGATTTCGGTGTCAGTATCCAATTGCAAATGATGTTCACCATTCTCCGTCAAACGCTTTCGCAGCAGCCCGTAGTTGGCTAGTTGGCCGTTGAAACAAAAACTGAACCACTTTCTTTTGTGGATATGTTTTCGTTCAAAGGGCTGGGCGTAACTGCGGTCGTCTTCTCCACAGGTGGCGTAGCGGACATGCCCGATCGCAGCGCGTCCGGTCAGCTGCTTCATCAGGGATTCCGACTTCGCCCGATGGTTCAGGCGAAAGACTTCGGTCACGCTGCCGACATCCCGACGGGTTTTCAGGATTTGCCGTCGTTTGGCGGAATAGCTGGTCATCCCAGCGGCCAACTGACCGCGGTTTTGGATATCCAGCAGCAATCGCGGCATCAATCGCGAGATCTCGTCAGGTCCCTGTTTTGTGCAGATAGGGCTATCTGGCACATTATTCAGGTGATAGATCGCGGCGACACCGCATTCGTGAAACAACTCGCTCATACGTCGGTTCGCTTTTATTTCAGCGTGGTAATCATCAGTCGAACATCGTTTCCAAAGAACGAATGTAGTCAAGAGCGGCGTCGCTGTCGTCCACCGTCACACCACGTTCGCGGCCAGCCGCATCACAAGCGGCCAGTTCGAGCAAATCTTCGTACCAAGGTTGCTGCCTTAATCGGCGTCGGGCTCGAGCTCCTAAGCTACCATCACGCAGCCCATGGGCGAGCATATGATTCGCGATCAGCCACTCCGTTCTGGGGGTGATCAAACCATCTAACGCTTCTAAACCAGCTCCTACATGGTCCTCTGGATCGATCGCTTTGCCAATATCATGTAGCAGGGCTGCAAGTAAAAATTCTTCATCGTAAGGCATCGCTTCTCGAGCCAATTCAAAGACCTGAAGGCTGTGGTACAGGGCGTCCCCTTCAGGGTGGTACTTAGGATGCTGCTGAACCCGTTCCAAGGGGACCAGAAGGGCATCGTATATTCGCCAGCGATCGACAGGATTTTCTTGTTCCATCACCGATTTTCGAACATTCGATTCAGATTGTTCGGTTTCCAAGGCAATCATCCGGATCAATTCAGTCGTGGTTGCTCGAGGGATCGGTTTCCCATCGATTGAACTGCGGAAACGGTGTCCCAACAGGGAGGGATGATAGATTGTCAGTTCGATCGGATAGGTGTCGCGAATATGGATATGTGTAAAGACGCGGCACTCTCCGTCTTTAACAATCCGTTTGCGTTCCAGTTCACATTCCAGCCCATGATCTTCCACTTTGCGAGCGACCGCCGAAGGATTGCCGGTAAAGACATGGATATCGATATCGGACCCGTCGCGAACATGCCCTGTTAAGACACTGCCAATAAGACGCGGGTGGAACATCGCTAATTGCTCCATCCACCAGCAGGCTCGTTGCCGCATCGCCAACAACCGATCTTCGTGCCCCTGGTTGCCTTCGATCAGGCGTGCAAACAATCGGACTTCGTCCCGAATTTCTGCGTTGCTGGGTAGATCCGCGGGGCGAACCCAACCGGTGACAATCCGGCGGGCGGCTTTGCGTTTGGCTTGGAAATACTCGGACTCTTCGCGGGAATACAGCAGACGGGCTGCTTCCCACGCAATTTTGCGCCGTAATTTGGAGAGGCTCATTCGGTCGCGGCACGATTACCGCGAAGATGGAAGAGAGATTCAAATTCAAAAGAAGGTCCCCCCAGTATAGGCACCCGAACCACGACAGGAAAGGTTTACGAAGCGGAGCGGACAATTCGCCTCCCTTTCCTATCGTTGACGGTTCTTGATTGGCGGTCGACAATGGCTCTTTCTGTCCTGTATTGCATTCGTTTTCGCGCCGAGTTGATTCATGAACCAGTTGCAGTCTCAAGATCCAGAAATTTGGCAAGCCATTCGTGCTGAAGCTCGACGTCAGCAAGAAGGGTTGGAATTAATTGCCAGCGAAAACTACACCAGCTTGGCAGTGATGGAAGCTGCCGGCAGCGTGCTGACAAACAAATATGCCGAAGGCTATCCAGGACGTCGTTATTACGGTGGCTGCGAGCATGTCGACGTTATCGAATCCCTGGCGATTGATCGAGCAAAATCGCTATTCGGTGCCGATCATGCCAACGTCCAGCCCCACTCGGGATCTCAGGCCAACATGGCTGTCTATCTGACGGCATTGGAACCGGGCGACACCGTTCTGGGCCTCGATCTGGCGCAGGGGGGACACCTGACCCATGGGATGAAATTGAATATCAGCGGACGGCTGTACAATTTCATCAGCTACGGAGTCGATCGCCAGAATCAGCGGCTTGATTTTGACCAGATCGCCAAACTGGCCAAAGAACATAAACCCAAATTGATTGTCGCTGGGGCGAGTGCCTATCCGCGTGAAATCCCTCATGATCGGTTTGCCGAAATCGCTCGCGATTGTGGTGCCAAACTGATGGTCGATATGGCCCATTACGCTGGATTGGTTGCCGCCGGTCTGCATAACAGTCC comes from the Roseimaritima multifibrata genome and includes:
- a CDS encoding HD domain-containing protein, with product MSLSKLRRKIAWEAARLLYSREESEYFQAKRKAARRIVTGWVRPADLPSNAEIRDEVRLFARLIEGNQGHEDRLLAMRQRACWWMEQLAMFHPRLIGSVLTGHVRDGSDIDIHVFTGNPSAVARKVEDHGLECELERKRIVKDGECRVFTHIHIRDTYPIELTIYHPSLLGHRFRSSIDGKPIPRATTTELIRMIALETEQSESNVRKSVMEQENPVDRWRIYDALLVPLERVQQHPKYHPEGDALYHSLQVFELAREAMPYDEEFLLAALLHDIGKAIDPEDHVGAGLEALDGLITPRTEWLIANHMLAHGLRDGSLGARARRRLRQQPWYEDLLELAACDAAGRERGVTVDDSDAALDYIRSLETMFD
- a CDS encoding serine hydroxymethyltransferase; this translates as MNQLQSQDPEIWQAIRAEARRQQEGLELIASENYTSLAVMEAAGSVLTNKYAEGYPGRRYYGGCEHVDVIESLAIDRAKSLFGADHANVQPHSGSQANMAVYLTALEPGDTVLGLDLAQGGHLTHGMKLNISGRLYNFISYGVDRQNQRLDFDQIAKLAKEHKPKLIVAGASAYPREIPHDRFAEIARDCGAKLMVDMAHYAGLVAAGLHNSPVPFADFVTTTTHKTLRGPRGGLIMCREEYTKGINRNIFPGIQGGPLMHVIAGKAVCFGEASQDAFKAYGQSVIDNAQALAETLLGEGLRLVSGGTDNHLMLVDVTAVDLGGKVAEATLERCGITVNMNMIPFDERKPMDPSGIRIGTPALTSRGMGVTEMKRVGGWIAKALKSPQNESQLTEIQNEIREMCKSFPVPAANAPEYSPE